The Halorientalis sp. IM1011 genome window below encodes:
- a CDS encoding VirB4 family type IV secretion system protein gives MSNSTHEEPDTEQTTEEPVSEPADSAESATSEATGETDVGADSEAPIENGQESTADDTVENTDESGTTVSYDSDDTTLSTPASKHGTIVGPSALEKEPGFVRTGQDWTQTFWVGEFPDAPMNGLFEKLYSTSETRTTDISLHLDPRDTTKTLDSLENQLEDLEAEYEYLAEKQRASARGVQKDLEDHRELYDVLRNTPMRAFDVSMYLTARGDQQESLDSKVVRQTARQAPANLTPVTPRWSQDDALVSTSPIGVDKLNESMDTRTPMLAGALGAMFPFVSGAFAEHGIEYGTYAINESPLILDRFNRQTGYCMMVIGQLGAGKSFSTKLQLLRRAMFDPDTMLIMLDPMEGFAGVNEALGGERITVGGTRGLNPLDIQETPSEVRQQVADLDPWAEQISWVLTFFETFFANVANNPLDNRKQTLRRAVQEAYERQGITRDPATHGNESPTVRDVIAVLEDMLDQPAEFGYPTPGEQERVQADVQSLLTDLRPSFRPDGDLANLAEQTEFDLDSKVVYLDLHQEEGVRGRTETSLMMSVLFNAVYERAKQTDKRVLFVVDEAHYLMNDTTSLEFLEMAVRHSRHYDLSLHFITQTGGEFTLTPEAQTIANLCSMTLIHRVNEEAEKLAEWFGLSEREVNWVRTAKAGNDDDGFSEALLGIDEEGWFPLRVRASDFESDVLDSSGF, from the coding sequence ATGTCTAACTCGACTCACGAGGAACCTGATACCGAACAGACGACAGAGGAACCCGTTTCAGAACCAGCCGACAGCGCTGAGAGCGCAACTTCCGAGGCGACCGGGGAGACTGACGTGGGAGCTGACTCCGAAGCACCCATCGAGAATGGACAGGAGTCGACTGCCGACGATACGGTCGAGAACACAGACGAGTCGGGAACGACCGTCTCCTACGACTCGGACGACACCACTCTGTCGACGCCCGCGTCGAAACACGGGACGATCGTCGGCCCGTCGGCCCTCGAGAAAGAGCCTGGATTCGTCAGGACGGGGCAGGACTGGACCCAGACCTTCTGGGTCGGTGAGTTCCCGGATGCGCCGATGAACGGACTCTTCGAGAAACTCTACTCGACGTCGGAAACCCGGACCACCGACATTTCGCTCCACCTCGATCCCCGGGACACGACGAAGACGCTCGACTCGCTGGAGAACCAACTCGAAGATCTCGAAGCCGAATACGAATACCTCGCGGAGAAACAGCGTGCGAGCGCCCGCGGCGTCCAGAAGGACCTCGAAGACCACCGGGAACTCTACGACGTCCTTCGGAACACGCCAATGCGGGCCTTCGACGTCTCGATGTATCTCACCGCTCGGGGCGATCAACAGGAGAGCCTCGACAGCAAGGTGGTCAGACAGACTGCCCGGCAGGCACCGGCGAACCTGACGCCAGTGACACCCCGCTGGTCACAGGACGATGCCCTCGTCTCGACCAGCCCGATCGGCGTCGACAAACTGAACGAATCGATGGACACCCGGACGCCGATGCTCGCCGGGGCGCTCGGGGCGATGTTCCCCTTCGTTTCCGGTGCGTTCGCCGAGCACGGCATCGAGTATGGGACCTACGCGATCAACGAGAGCCCGCTCATCCTGGATCGATTCAACCGACAGACGGGCTACTGTATGATGGTTATCGGCCAGCTCGGAGCCGGGAAGTCCTTCTCAACGAAACTCCAGTTGCTCCGACGGGCGATGTTCGACCCCGACACGATGTTGATCATGCTCGACCCGATGGAAGGGTTCGCCGGCGTCAACGAGGCGCTCGGCGGCGAGCGGATCACCGTCGGCGGAACGCGGGGACTGAACCCCCTGGACATCCAGGAGACCCCATCCGAGGTCCGGCAACAGGTCGCGGATCTGGATCCCTGGGCCGAGCAGATCAGCTGGGTGCTCACGTTCTTCGAGACGTTCTTTGCGAACGTCGCCAACAACCCGCTCGACAACCGGAAGCAGACACTCCGACGGGCGGTGCAGGAAGCCTACGAACGACAGGGGATCACGCGCGATCCGGCAACCCACGGCAACGAATCGCCGACGGTTCGGGATGTCATCGCAGTCCTCGAGGACATGCTCGATCAGCCCGCGGAGTTCGGGTATCCAACACCGGGCGAACAGGAGCGCGTGCAGGCCGACGTCCAATCGCTACTGACGGATCTGCGGCCATCGTTCCGTCCCGATGGCGACCTCGCCAACCTCGCGGAGCAGACGGAGTTCGATCTCGATTCGAAGGTCGTCTATCTGGACCTCCATCAGGAGGAGGGCGTCCGCGGCCGGACGGAGACGAGTCTGATGATGTCGGTGTTGTTCAATGCCGTCTACGAGCGAGCCAAACAGACGGACAAGCGCGTCCTGTTCGTCGTCGACGAGGCCCACTACCTGATGAACGACACGACGTCACTGGAATTTCTGGAGATGGCGGTCAGACACAGCCGGCACTACGACCTCTCGCTCCATTTCATCACCCAGACCGGCGGTGAGTTCACACTGACGCCGGAGGCACAGACGATCGCGAATCTCTGTTCGATGACGCTGATTCACCGGGTGAACGAGGAAGCCGAGAAACTGGCGGAGTGGTTTGGACTGAGCGAGCGCGAAGTGAACTGGGTTCGGACAGCGAAGGCCGGGAACGATGACGATGGCTTCTCGGAGGCCTTGCTGGGGATCGACGAGGAAGGGTGGTTCCCGCTGCGGGTGCGGGCGAGTGACTTTGAATCGGATGTCTTGGACAGTTCAGGTTTCTGA